The following are from one region of the Megachile rotundata isolate GNS110a chromosome 15, iyMegRotu1, whole genome shotgun sequence genome:
- the SCCRO3 gene encoding defective in cullin neddylation 1 domain containing SCCRO3 has translation MGNCFSCFKVPIPPVTTNQSTSPDYKDETMELRGLCSNTCQQTGPLVPETHINGNRKSLATLSAFNNVGSDNCGSMPNVQNNLRSSRGFYARLPPLGRSGTSSGFNVTVESKQQREPSENKLNILFDQYKDSHEDVILADGIERFCNDLQLSPDEFKVLVLAWKLNAEQMCQFTRQEFVTGLKAMKVDSIHAIQMKLPEIVQELTVNSDLFKDLYRFTFQFGLDVNSGQRILPADMAIVLWKLVFTIREPPLLSRWLKFLECHHVRGIPRDTWNMFLNFAESIGDDLGAYDDAEAWPSLFDDFVEYENDQMNQNISKDDIMKDASMNKI, from the exons ATGGGAAACTGTTTTTCGTGCTTTAAGGTGCCTATTCCACCAGTCACCACTAATCAGTCCACATCACCAGATTATAAAGacg AAACAATGGAACTTAGAGGTTTGTGTTCAAATACTTGTCAACAAACTGGGCCTTTAGTGCCTGAAACACATATAAATGGCAACCGAaaatcattagccacattatcaGCATTCAACAATGTAGGATCTgataattgtggatctatgcctaatgtacaaaataatttacgtTCATCTCGAGGATTTTATGCACGATTACCACCATTGGGTAGATCTGGAACATCATCTGGTTTTAATGTAACTGTTGAATCAAAACAACAAAGGGAGCcatcagaaaataaattaaatatattatttgatcAATACAAG gaTTCACACGAAGATGTAATTTTAGCTGATGGTATAGAGAGATTTTGTAATGATTTACAACTATCACCAGATGAATTCAAAGTACTTGTTCTTGCTTGGAAATTAAATGCTGAACAGATGTGCCAATTTACACGTCAAGAATTTGTGACGGGGTTGAAAGCAATGAAAGTAGATAGTATACATGCTATACAAATGAAATTACCAGAAATTGTTCAAGAGTTAACTGTTAACAGTGATTTATTCAAAGATCTCTATCGATTTACATTCCAGTTTGGTTTAGATGTTAATTCTGGTCAAAGAATATTACCAGCCGATATGGCAATTGTTTTATGGAAGTTAGTTTTTACCATACGTGAACCACCTCTTTTGTCAAGATGGCTTAAATTTCTTGAGTGCCATCATGTTAGAGGCATACCTAGAGATACATGgaatatgtttttaaattttgctgaAAGCATTGGTGATGATCTCGGCGCTTACGATGATGCAGAAGCATGGCCAAGCTTATTTGATGATTTTGTAGAGTATGAAAATGACCAAATGAACCAAAACATCAGTAAAGATGATATCATGAAGGATGCTTCTATGAATAAGATTTAA